In the Acetobacterium sp. KB-1 genome, TATTTGGCTACCTGCACCAGCCCGCGTCACGGTCATCTCCGCTATGGTTGTTCCACTTCGGGTTGACAGCTTCATTTTAGCTGCATTTACAGTAATCTGATCAAAGTCACCCTCCAGGATCAGCTCTTCACCGCTGGCCGCCTCAGAAATTATCACATCCAATCCCGCCGCATTTTTTGCAACAATTCGGACCTGACCACTGGCTGTTTCCTGAATGGTGATCCGTTTATAGCTTCCGCCATTGATATGAATGCTGTTTTTCCCGCCACCACGAACGTACGTTTCTCCACTAACCACAATATTATTTAGCGTTACGGTTCCCAATCCAACCTCTTCGGAGATGATCAGATTTCCTGTGATGCGCATATTCTGCAAAGTTACCCCACTCGCCTGTATGACCACATCCTGATTAACCGTTTCCATACTCCCCGTTATACCATAGGTTCCGGCGCTGTCATAAACCCTGGCTGCCGTCAATGATTCTAGTGCGTCGTACGCTGTCTTGATGGCATTGGTTGCAGCATCGACTTCAGTCTGGTTATTTTTAACCGTCATAACATTGACATTGATAACCGTTTGTAAGTTCGACCACGAATAGGTGGTATAATCGGAACGCGCTGCTTCTTTAGCCACTGCCAGCACCTTATTATAGTCGGTCAAATCGGCATCTTCTTTGCTAATCCGAATCTGGATTCCCTCTAGCCGCAAACCCCTGCCTTCGGTTCCTGAGCTTTCGCCATCTTTAGCCCAAATGGTTTCCCAGCCGACATTCTCAATATGAGTGCGATATTCAATTGAATAATCGGGCATATTAACCAGGCGTATCCGAATGCCTTCCAGCCGCAGACTCATTCCTTGGCTACCGGCGGAATTGCCATTATTCGACCAGTATTTTTCCCAGCCTTGATTCTGGACATGGGTGAGGTACTCAATCTTTGCGCCATCCGGTACATCACCGGTAAGCTTGATTTCAATTCCCTCCAATCTCAAGCTCTGTCCTTCGGTTCCAGATCGCAGCCCGTTGGTCTGCCAGCTACTTTCCCAGCCGACATTCTGGATGTGGGTTCGATATGTAATCCCTGTTACCTGGCTGGTGGTAATCCCAAGAAGCTCTTTGCTTGCGGTTAAATCTGTCTGAGACGACATTTCGTTTTCAGCCATAACATTGCCAGAAAATACCAATAATAGCATCATCACAATTTCTAATATTCGCAGACTCCTTTTTTTCATATTAACTCCCTTCTATTTCAACATAACTATCGATGACTATTCAGTCTCATTTTCAACTCTACAACACTCAAAAAACAGCCCGACTGCAAAATCAGCTTAAAACGGACTGTTTTTTTGTTTTAATTTAGAACACAAGCGACTGTACATATCCCAGGTGTTTACGGGGTTTTAACTAACCGTAATGGTTTTATCCCCTTCTTGTTCAGCTTCTCGGCCATTCTTATCCTGTAAATAGACCTTTACCGTATAAGTACCCGTTTCTTTGGGAACATAATAGATGGCGCTAGTGGTTGAATAATCCCGAATTGTCTGTTCGACTCCGCCGTCTTTAGAATAAGTAAACTTGTATTTATAGGGCTTCAGTCCGCCTTCAGCCGTTGCTCTTAACGATACCGAACTGCCTAGAACGATGGTATCCTTAGCAACCGTAAAAGTCTTGAGACTCGGCACTGCATAAACCATATATTTTTCAATTTTACTCTTTGCCTGTGGACTGCCATTATCATCCTGTACGGTCACGATAAAGGTATAGGTACCACTTAGTGTCGGGGTAAAGACAGCCTTATTATCTGTTGACTCAATCGGGGTAACTGCTCCACCGTTTAACTGATAAGAAAAGGTATAGGTGTACGGTGTTTTCCCGCCAACAACCGCTGCTGTCAACTCAATCGGGGTTTCTACATATTGTCCGGATGGTAGGTTTGCTGTAAAAGATTTAACCACCGGATGATCAACGACCTCAAAGTCTAGAATACTGCCTTCGTAATCTTCTGTACACACTCTACCAGTCGCATCCTTCACACGGACATGAAGGCTATAGAAGCCCGGTTGCTGAGGAATGAAGTTAACCGTTTTGCTGGTTGAATAGGCTTTGATTGTCTGTGGAGTTGTTTCGTCCTGATAGTAATAATAAAACTCGTATGAATATGGGCTTTTGCCACCAGTAGCGGCAGCAGTCAGCTTAACTGTTGTTCCAATGTTGACACCAGAAAGCTTATCGGTCTTAAAACTCTTTACTGCCAGCCCCTGCAACACCTTATAGCCGCTGATTTTATAGGTAGCCGTATTCGTTCCATCAAAGACGTCCACACAAATATTATAGGAACCTGTTAACGTTGGTGTAAAGGTTGCTGCTGCGGTATAAGGGTCGGCTGTTGTACTTGGGGTGGTGATTGGAATCGTCACCCGATTACTCCCCTGCATGTAATAAAAATCAAATTCCGGGTCAATCAATCCTGTTCCCGACTTTACTTTTGCTGTAAGAATAACGGCATCACCCGGATAAACTGCTGAACCCTTGGCCTTTGACGGGGTCAAACTTTCAATCACCGGCGGATTGCCAACCGTTGCGATGGCACTGACATCCTGGTTATCATAATTGGTACATTTCACACCATTGGCATCAGTGACAATGACATGGAATTTGTAATTGCCCTTGGTTGGCATCGCAAAGGTTACGGTTTTTGACTTCGGATTACTACTGGGAACTGCCTGTGGGACTGTTCCGCCATCCAGATAATAATAAAACTCATAGGTATAAGGGGTTTTCCCACCACTACCAGCAGCTGTCAGTTTAATGATATCCCCGACAATCAGATCGGTTGTTTTGTTCGCCTTGATCGATTTGGTGGTGACATCCGATAAAACCTTGTAACTGGATTTTTTTACTACATCTTTAGAGCCGATACTATCAGTTGCGGTGATCGTGAAGGTATAGCTTCCTGGTTTAGTTTTATCAAATTCAAAAACACCGTTATTCGTTTGTTCCTGTTTATCAACAATAGTGCGTCCCTGTTTGGCCTCAAAAACATAGGTAATATCCTGAAATCCTGTTGATCCATTTTTCTCGGCCGTAATAATTAAGGTATCATTTTCATAGGCTACTGGTGTCGCGGTGTGTGAGCCAACACTCTGATCTTTTTCAACGGTTAAGGGTTTAAGATCCGGCGGGTTGGTCACGGCCGCCGTCTGGCTAATTGTATCTACTGTATCTGCCAGTACAATACCGTTTAAATCAGTTACTTTTACGGAAAATGTATAGTTACCGACCTCATTTAATTGGTATGATGTCGTTTTATCCTTAGTGCTGACAATCGCTGTTTCAACCCCATCCGGTCCGGTTACATAATAGTCATAGGTATAAGGGGTTTTTCCACCGCTGGCTGAAACGGTCAGTTTGATGGTACTCCCCAGTAGTAAACCAGTGGTTTTACTAAGCTTAACCGCTTTGGCGGTTCCCAGCGATAAAACCTTGTAACTGGTAATTTTTTTAGTCACCTTGGTTCCTTGTTGGTCGGTCACTTCCACCATCAGGGTATAGCTTCCTGCCATTGGTGGCACAAATTTGGCGCTGGCCAGCGCGACCCGATTGGTTCCTGTTCCTGCTACATTGACAGTGTCACCAATCTTCACCCAACTTCTTCCCTGTTTGTAGGAAAAAACACAACTCAGATCACCATCGCCTTTGGCATTTTCCAGTTTCGCACTCAACTGAACCGAATCCTTTTGGTACACAACTGCTGTGTCGGCGGGGTCTGTTTTCACCTTATCTGCGTTGAAATCCGAAATCACCGCCGGATTAGTGACCTTAACCGGAACACTGGCTGACTCATCGATATTGCCACTCGGTTGATTATTGGCGTCCATGATTTCGACATAGAAGATGTGCTCACCTACTTCAGTCATCGGATAATTGACTGTCTTTGCTGTCGCAAAAGTTGTATTGATAGCTATCGGACTAATATCACTGGGTTTTTTGACATAAAACTTATATTGATACGCGGCTTTCCCACCGGTTCCACTGGCAGTCAGTTTAACCACATCACCCAATAGTACGCCACTGGTTTTACTGACCTTTACCGCTTTGGCTGATGGAGCTGCCAGAACCTTGATGGAACTCATGGTTTTGGTATCAGCTATTGTCCCATCCGGGTTTTTCAGGGTGACGGTAAAAGTATAGGTGCCCGCTGTCGTTGGTGTAAAAGTAAATGTATTGGTAGTCGCTACCGTGGTAATCTCAGAATTGGGAATGGTGATTAAACTACTCCCGATCTTTCCGGTTAAAATAAGAGTTGAACTGGCAATAACGGGATCGACTTCAGCTATTATATCTATGGGTGTGCCAACATAAAAGACATCGCCAGTCGTTTTAAAATCACTAATCAAGGGGTTATTATTGATTGTTAAGTCTTCTTCTATTGTCGTTTGCACGCCGTTGCTATCGCTAATCTCCACCTTTATCTCATAATCGCCATGTTCACCGAAAAATTTGCTCATCGTTTTAGTCGATGTTGGTTCTAATGACATGGGAATGTATTGATCGTCGGTTTCTGTCTTTAATTTATAAAAAAACTGGTATTTGTAGGTTGATTTCCCACCACTTGCGTTAGCGGTGAACTTTACCGTAGCTTCACGGCTTTGCGGGGTATCAAAGGTCAGTGTTCCCTCTAATTCAGGATAAACCACATAATTGCTAACCTGTCGTTTAGCAGTTAAATTATTGACATCTGACACTTCCACAAAAAAAGTATAGGTCCCTGCGGTTAGGGGGAAAAACGCATAACTGTTCTTGGTGCTATCAGCAGCGGTAATTTCAGTTTTGGCATCTGTACCGATTTGATAAAAATACTTATAGGTGTAAGCTCCTGTTCCACCTGAAGCTGCTTCCGCGTTAAGAATTACACCATCTGAATCGCCAAGATAGAAGAATGATCCATCATCTTTGGCGGCAGTAAAGTTGCCGATTTCCGGGGTATCCTGGATAATATACCCGGTAACTTCTAGCGATTTTACCGCTCCATAAGCATTGGTAACCGCCACTGTAAAGATATAGGTTCCGGTCTTTGGTGGCGTAAAGGTAATACTGGACTGATCTGAATAGTCCTGGATCACTTCGGTTGTTCCATCTACTGTATAAGAAAACTTATACTCGCTCTCGGTTTTTCCGCCGGAAGCCGTGGCAGTCAGTTTAAGTTCGGTTCCCAATTCCTGGGGTGAAGCCTTATCAACTTTAAAATCATCAACTTTGAGATAGTCATAAATTTTATAATCGGTAATCTTTTTGATGGTTTCAAGCCCCTGATCATCTTTTACCTTTACATAAAAGGTATAAATGCCAGATTCGGTTAGGCCCGTTGTTTCCCAGTTCATCGACGTAGCAGATGTACTGGCTTCCGTTTTATCAACAATGGTTTGGGTACCAATCGTATGATAAAACTCATAGCTAAATGGTCCCGTTCCGCCGGCTACCGTCGCAGTAAATTTTATGGGAATGTTGATATACTGGGGGGATGAAACGCTTGAATTAAAATCAACAAGTGGCTGGTTGATTACCTTATAGCTGTCAATAATCGTGTTGCATGTGACATTCGCGCCATCCTCCACCTCAACATAAAAGGTATAGATGCCAGCCTCAGACAGTGTAAACGGAGCTGTGCTAACCGTGGACCAATCTTGTATGGTATTACCCGGTACGCGTGTTCCATCTAGTTTGACTAAATCGTATGAGAATCGATAACTCAGACTGCCGGTTCCACCCGTTGCTGCCGCAGTCAGGGTGATGTCGGTATTGATATTTTGTCCCGATGGCAAACTTGATGTTAATGTGGCACCGAAGCTTAAGGTATTGAAGGTTATTCCATGCTCAAAGGCATATTTTTCGGCCTGGGAATCTTTGTAACCTGAGATTTTAACCCCACTTGTATCGTTAAAGGCGTAAGCATCAATGGTTTTTACACTGGTTGGAATCACTACCTCGGTAAGACTACTGCAACTGCCAAAGGTGTAGGATGCGGTTGCATCGCCAGACGCGATGGTGGTGACGGTCATCGGAACGATGATCTTCTGGACATCTGTGTTGCCATTAAAAGCACCAGCGCCAATCGCCACCACTTTATAAGTGGCCAAGTTAGCGGGGATGCTTACCGTTGGATCACTGCCACTGTATTTTGTGATGGTCGCAACACCATCAATTACATCATAGTCATAATCACCAGAGGTCGCCATCGTTTCCATGGTTTCAGACGCCGCCAGGCTTTCTGATTTATTCATGCTCTGGTTAACTTCAGGGGGTGTCAGAACAGGCTCTTCCTCGGGAACGTTCTGATCCGTGTCGGGAGCGATTGGTTCCGTCTCCGGCACTTCTGCTTCGGGGGACGCCGTCGTCTCCGTTTCAGTTGGCTCAAAAGCCTTTTCAATCAGATTGTCCACGCTTTCTGTCCGGGTTGGTTGGGTCGGTTGGTTTAATTCCTCCGCCAGCACGCCAATCGGCAAGCTACCAATAATCAGCATCGTACTGATTAACAGACATACGCTTTGTTTGAGTCTTTTCTTCATTTTCCCTCTCACTTTCTTGCTTAAATTCTGGTTCGTTATTTCAATTTATGTAAAGTCACCACATTAATTATCGAATTTCATCGATTAATCCATTCTATTGCATATCGTGCAATAAGGATATCGACATTACTTGTCTATTTGTTTAGTAAATTTTAGTATAAATTTAAAGTGCAATTGCCCGGCTACTCCGAACAATTGCACTAAGAATTCACTGCTTTAATTTTTAGATTCAATTTGTTTATGGATTAATAAATATATTTGTATCAGCTGTTGTCGCAGCGACTCCGCCATCAACCGGGGTGATCGTAAAGGTCACTGTTGCTACGGTGTCGCCCACATCCGTTATCAAACCGGTTATTGGATCAATCACTGCCGTTCCCGAATCAATCCGAGTAAAACTGATGGTATAATCTGCGTTATCAATTCCTGCCGCGGTCATCATTTCTCCCGCTCGGGTCAGGATATTGTCCCCCACAGTTTGTACCCCAAAATTAAAGGTGTTTATTTTAGCCTTGGAGATAACATACGCTCCGGAGTAAATCAGATTTTTCTGAGCCGCAACTATTTTTGCTGTTGCGGAGTCCACTGCCGATTGGGTATTATCAGCGGTCATCACATTAGCCATCACTACAGCCTGATAAGTCGACCATGAAGGCGCCGTATAATTGGCTTCCACAACCGCCAGTAAGGCCGCATTATAGGCGGTCAGATCAGCGCCTAAAACCAGAATGCCATTTTGAAGCGCAAGCAAGGTTTCGGTGTAGCCATCCACCACACTCTGTGAATAGCCTTTGAGAGTCTCAGCTGGTATACTTGTAATGGCCTTAACCTGGTTATCATTTGTATAAGCAGTAAACGAGGCCGTGGTATAGGGTCCATCTGAGATTTTAATGTTTTTTGCGGCATTAAACGCGGTCAGATCAGCCGTTTTTACGAGCTTTGCAACATCATCATTTATGTCAGCGGTGGCTGTATCAATAGTCGCCTGTAGGGTATCTTTTGAGATCACATCATATACCCACACCCCATTTGTCAAACTGCCATAGATTTCGCATTTTGCAGTGTAGGCATTCCAGGTCGCCAAAGTATAAGGTGCGTTGGCCGCATCAGCACCATACTGCACGTAAATTGATATCGCTTCATTAAAACCTGCTAAATCAGAATAAAGCACCAGCATTTTCTGCGCTTCCAGAATATTTGCGGTAGCCACATCCACCTCCGTTTGGGTGTTTGTCCGTGTTACCACATTGGCATCCAATACTGCTTTATAGGTTGACCAGCCAGACTTCACCTGTTCTTCCTTTATTGCGGCTATTGCGGCATTATAGGCGGTCATCTCGGCATACTTCACCAGATTTTTCTGAGCTTTGATGATGGCAATCGTCGCCGCATCGACCTTGGCCTGGGTATCCTCTGTAGTCACCACATTAGCGTCAACAATAGCTTGATAATCAGCCCATGACTCTGGCGTATAGTCTGCTTCTTTAACCGTGTCCAGGACATCATAATACACATCCAGATCAGCCTTTTTGACCAGGCTTTCCTGGGCTTTTTCAATCGCGTTTGTTGCTTCAGTTATCTTGTTGGCAATATCTGACTTTGTTACCACATTAGCATCCACGACTTTTTTATAGGCCGCCCAAGTAACTGTAGTATAATCGGCTTCTTTTACCTGAGCAAGAACGGTAAGATATTTGTCATAGGCAACCTTAACCGGCGTTTCCACGATCATGATTTCAATGGCTTCCAGACGTAGACCCTTTCCTTCCGATCCAGATAAGGTACCATCAGCTACCCAGCCCTGTTTCCAACCTTCATTTTGAATGTGGGTACGGTATTTAACGGAATAATCCGCTGCGTCGGTTCCCATCAATCTGATTTCAATGGCTTCCAATCTTAAACCTTCGCCCACTGATCCAGACAGATCACCATTTGACACCCAACTCTGAGACCAGCCCTTGTTCTGAATATGTGTCTGGTATTGAATATCTAAATCATCGGGCACGCTACCGTTTAATTCAATTTCGATTCCTTCCAGACGCAGTCCCTTGCCTTCTGATCCCGATAGATTGCCGTCATTGATCCACCCCTGAGCCCAGCCTTCGTTCTCAATGTGAGTACGATAAGTAACCCCAAATCCGTCATCTGTTTTCTCCGGTTCCTCTGCAAAAACAGTGGTTGACAACGCTGCAGACACGATACATAAGCCAATAATCAAACTCAATAATTTCTTTTTCATATTTATAACAATTCCCTTCATTTCACCCAAGGCAAAAAAGAATCACGACGACTTGCAAGGACTGACAAAATTTTATTTTACTTGCTTCATCTTCAAAACATATAATTCCCGTTCATTTTCGATTTCTTTATGTAACACAAACCCAAGGGTTTCCTTGATATCGGCAAAGTGCTGCGCTGTATCGGTCTTAAATTCTGTTAAAACCGCTGTTTGCTCACAGACTGCATCGAGTTTTGTTTTGACTTCGCCTAGCTCAAACTTGATACCCGCTACATCATTTTTGACTTCGTTTAGCTCAGTCTTGATACCCGTTACATCGTTTTTGACTTCGTTT is a window encoding:
- a CDS encoding leucine-rich repeat protein, translating into MKKRLKQSVCLLISTMLIIGSLPIGVLAEELNQPTQPTRTESVDNLIEKAFEPTETETTASPEAEVPETEPIAPDTDQNVPEEEPVLTPPEVNQSMNKSESLAASETMETMATSGDYDYDVIDGVATITKYSGSDPTVSIPANLATYKVVAIGAGAFNGNTDVQKIIVPMTVTTIASGDATASYTFGSCSSLTEVVIPTSVKTIDAYAFNDTSGVKISGYKDSQAEKYAFEHGITFNTLSFGATLTSSLPSGQNINTDITLTAAATGGTGSLSYRFSYDLVKLDGTRVPGNTIQDWSTVSTAPFTLSEAGIYTFYVEVEDGANVTCNTIIDSYKVINQPLVDFNSSVSSPQYINIPIKFTATVAGGTGPFSYEFYHTIGTQTIVDKTEASTSATSMNWETTGLTESGIYTFYVKVKDDQGLETIKKITDYKIYDYLKVDDFKVDKASPQELGTELKLTATASGGKTESEYKFSYTVDGTTEVIQDYSDQSSITFTPPKTGTYIFTVAVTNAYGAVKSLEVTGYIIQDTPEIGNFTAAKDDGSFFYLGDSDGVILNAEAASGGTGAYTYKYFYQIGTDAKTEITAADSTKNSYAFFPLTAGTYTFFVEVSDVNNLTAKRQVSNYVVYPELEGTLTFDTPQSREATVKFTANASGGKSTYKYQFFYKLKTETDDQYIPMSLEPTSTKTMSKFFGEHGDYEIKVEISDSNGVQTTIEEDLTINNNPLISDFKTTGDVFYVGTPIDIIAEVDPVIASSTLILTGKIGSSLITIPNSEITTVATTNTFTFTPTTAGTYTFTVTLKNPDGTIADTKTMSSIKVLAAPSAKAVKVSKTSGVLLGDVVKLTASGTGGKAAYQYKFYVKKPSDISPIAINTTFATAKTVNYPMTEVGEHIFYVEIMDANNQPSGNIDESASVPVKVTNPAVISDFNADKVKTDPADTAVVYQKDSVQLSAKLENAKGDGDLSCVFSYKQGRSWVKIGDTVNVAGTGTNRVALASAKFVPPMAGSYTLMVEVTDQQGTKVTKKITSYKVLSLGTAKAVKLSKTTGLLLGSTIKLTVSASGGKTPYTYDYYVTGPDGVETAIVSTKDKTTSYQLNEVGNYTFSVKVTDLNGIVLADTVDTISQTAAVTNPPDLKPLTVEKDQSVGSHTATPVAYENDTLIITAEKNGSTGFQDITYVFEAKQGRTIVDKQEQTNNGVFEFDKTKPGSYTFTITATDSIGSKDVVKKSSYKVLSDVTTKSIKANKTTDLIVGDIIKLTAAGSGGKTPYTYEFYYYLDGGTVPQAVPSSNPKSKTVTFAMPTKGNYKFHVIVTDANGVKCTNYDNQDVSAIATVGNPPVIESLTPSKAKGSAVYPGDAVILTAKVKSGTGLIDPEFDFYYMQGSNRVTIPITTPSTTADPYTAAATFTPTLTGSYNICVDVFDGTNTATYKISGYKVLQGLAVKSFKTDKLSGVNIGTTVKLTAAATGGKSPYSYEFYYYYQDETTPQTIKAYSTSKTVNFIPQQPGFYSLHVRVKDATGRVCTEDYEGSILDFEVVDHPVVKSFTANLPSGQYVETPIELTAAVVGGKTPYTYTFSYQLNGGAVTPIESTDNKAVFTPTLSGTYTFIVTVQDDNGSPQAKSKIEKYMVYAVPSLKTFTVAKDTIVLGSSVSLRATAEGGLKPYKYKFTYSKDGGVEQTIRDYSTTSAIYYVPKETGTYTVKVYLQDKNGREAEQEGDKTITVS